The segment GCAGACCTGGGTGTGGCAgcccacacttgtaatcccagtacctgggaggctgaggcaggagaattgctccAAGTTTGGGAGAAGTGAATCCCAGGCTATTCTGAACTCCATAAAGAGACCatgtgcaaaaagaaaaaaaaaatcctaaaccaAACCAGCCACCcagacaacaacagcaacacacacacaaacacacacacaaacatgtatgcacacatacgaACACGTACAAACACGTATGCATAACCACATgtggatatacacacatacaaacacatggaCAAATAtacactccacatacacacataaacacacatatacatgcacaccacacacacaagtgcacctGCATATacgaacatatacacacatataccatgcatatacaccacatatacagacacatatgcaaatacacatTTACTACATGCACAcaatcaaacatacacacacacaacacacacatacacacatacacacacaccctccattATGAGCAGTAAAAAAGTGTtagaacacacctttaattccaacactggagaggctgaggcaagaggacctctgtgagttcaaggccaacctgatctgtATAGCGAGTTCTCGGACAGCAAGGACTGTgtggagagactctgtctcaaaacaacaccaAAAAGAACTATCTAATAGGTGTACTGCGAGAAGTTCAAAGGCTCACAGCTAGAAAATGTGCCTGGTTTTAATGGGGAGACTTCATTATTGCTGTGTGGCTCTGCGATGGCACCCAGAGTCTCATACTCCCATGACAcctgctctgtcactgagccacacccctagtACTAagaaaattttaacttttttcttcagTTTGAATTTTCAAGTCTAAATGAAGAAACCCACTaaggcatggtagcacatacccgtaacccagaggcaggaggatcactgcatgtttaaggccagtctgatcgacagagtgaattccaggtcaggcagggctacaccatgagactctgtctaaagCAACGACAGCAACGACAAGGACAAACTCAAAAGCCCCAGGAATGATGAGCCTTTCCCTGGTTTCCTGGCTTCCTTACTCCTAACCCTCCTCCCTACAGGCGTATGGCATTGGAGGTCTCCGGAAACGCCAGGACAACGCATCCTTGGAGGACCGAGACAAGCCGTACGTCTGTGATAGTGAGTTCTGccgaggggaaagagagagggggtgtGGGACCCAGGGACTCTCCCTTTTGGCCCTTGGCAGAGCAGGGGGGTGTGATCCTGGAGACCCGGGGTGGAGGAGGTGGCCCTGGAGTCTGACAACCACCTGCTCACTTCCCCTCCAGTCTGTGGGAAGAGGTATAAGAACCGGCCAGGGCTTAGCTACCactacacccacacccacctggctgaggaggagggggaggagcacaCTGAGCGCCACGCCCTGCCTTTCCACCGGAAAAACAACCATAAACGTGAGTTGTGAGTTGGAGGGTCAAGGCTGGTGGGTGAGGTGCGAGGGGTGGGGCGGGGGCGGTGGAGACTGGTAGtgtctggggaggtggaggcacaGTTAGACATTTCTGGAAAAAATCTTCACGgttccctcccccaccaatcataGGGATGCTGGCTCTAGGGTTGCCATGACAAccaaccccctctctctctctctctctctctctctctctctctctgtctctctctctctctctctctctctctctctctctctgtctctctcactctttcaCTCACTCCCTTCccgggtttatttctgggtctgatTTATTGTTTCAATTAGAACCTGGAGTGGGGTGGTAGATGATCCCCTCTCTTCCTAGACCTCCCTTGTCTCCTCTGCTATGCTAGGGTCCAGGGGCAAGGTCCCCAGGGTCCTTGATACCCACTCATGGCTGTTCCATGCCATGACAACTGAACCATGGGGGGAGGGGGCCTAGCTCACCTGTCCCTCAAAGACAGCTTCTACAAATCCACAGGCCTGACCCAGAACCTTCTGTGCTATAACAATGTCCTCCTGATTAGGCGTTGCAGAACTGCGGGCTAAGCGTTGGCCTAGGCAAGCTTACCTGGGGGGTGCAAACACACGATGGTGGCAGCAGCCATGGGTTCTTGCTAAGGTTATGTCTATCCTCACACTTTTACCCAAATAGAGAAAACATACCCAAATAGAATCCTAAGAGTTAGGGTTCTGGTGAGCATTCCTTGTCCCTCCCCCAGCTTTCTTGCTACTTCCCAGTGCCTGGGCCAAGGGTCCGCccctggggctgaggctggggacAGATGGGACCTTGCCTATGGTAAGAGCCCCTTTCTGTCCCCCTACCCCCAGAGTTTTACAAAGAATTGGCCTGGGTCCCCGAGGCACAGAGGAAACACACAGGTAGGGGCACCTCCCTCCTCCCCGACTTCTGCAGTAGTCTTTGACTGGCACGCCTCACCTGTCCTGTGCCCACCGCTGCCTGCTGTCTTTCAGCCAAGAAAGCACCAGATGGCACTGTCATCCCCAATGGCTACTGTGACTTTTGCCTGGGGGGCTCCAAGAAGactggatgtcctgaggacctcATCTCCTGTGCGGACTGCGGGCGATCAGGTGAAACTCACTACGTATTTCTGGAAGATCGGAGGCGGGAGGAGGACATCTCAGAATCTGAATTTAGGGAGTGGGAGGCAGGCGAGTAAGGGGCTGTCCCTAGCCTGTCCTAGGGGCTGCCTCTGCTGCAGGGGTTTGTGACAGACTGAGCAGGCTTGCTGGCACAGTGGGAACCAACAGTACAAGGTGCCCTGGCTTTGTGCTTTCCCGGCAAGGAGAGTAGAGAGAAGCTAGGGAGGCATTGTGGGTAGGGGACGGAGGTGTGGGAGCAATTGCACCACCTGGGTGCTGTGAATAGCAGGATTGTGTGCTGTAGAACTGTGGTTAATACAGTGTGGTTTTCCATGGAGGCCTCCTGGGTAGTAAGGCTGGTCACTTGAGCAGCGTGGATGATGGACTGTGGCTGTGATGTGCTGTGGGCAGAGTGCTGTGGCTACTGGCGTCTGGCTCTGAGAGATGTAGTTGTAACCGTTGGGTGCTGTGGGCAGTGGCTACAGGTGCCTTCGCGCCGTGGGAGAATGGCTGAGCCGATTCACACCGCGAGTGTTGTCAGAGGAAGTTCGTTTGCTGGTGCCTGGTGCGGGATGGCCTTTGGTTTTCAGAGAAGCAAGGTGTGGGGACCCTGTTGTGGAACTCAGTTGCCATAGCATCCTGGTTGGCAGAGGTCGGCTGCCACGTTGCTGTGGTTAACAGGAGGGCTGGACGCTCTGCTGTGGGTATTGGAATGTGGCTGCCTAGCGCAATACTTAACAGACTGTGGTGGCCGCGGTGTTGTGGGTGGTAGAACGTGGTTGCCACAGCACTGTGGGTAATGGAATGTGGTTGCCATGGTGTTCTGGGGAGCAGAGTGTGGTTGTCATGGTGGCTGAGTAGGAGACTGTGGTGGCCAACACACGGCTGCTTGCCCGACAGTCGAGCTTCCGGATGTTGGTCTCAGGGTTAGGGTCCCACTGCAGAGCTCACCTTGACCTCTGGGTCGGGGCTGAGGATAGAGCCATTACCTCCCCACGTGTCAGTAGCCACCAGAGGTACAACGACTCCGCTAACGGCCTCCCTGCCCCTCAACCCCCAGGACATCCCTCGTGTTTACAGTTCACGGTGAACATGACCGCAGCCGTGCGGACCTACCGCTGGCAGTGTATCGAATGCAAGTCCTGCAGCCTGTGTGGCACCTCGGAGAATGACGTGAGTGCCCGCCCCACCTCCCGGGCACATCCCCAGCTTCCCTTCCGGCCTGGCTCTGCCACCTTTGCTCGTGAAGCCTAAAGCCTTCCTTGTTCATAACCCCTGGGTGACCAGCATTAGCATGCATTACGGTCACCATCGTCCCTAGTGTTCCTTTGTCATATTCTTCCCCTTGATGCCTCCCAGCCTCCCTTGAGGCTGGTGCTCTGGTTCCCACTACACAGAGACGATACTGAGCTCAGAGAGGGAGAATGACGCCTGAGGTCGCCAAGCTCAGAAGGTCGTAGGGCCAGCATTCGAACCTATATATTGGTCCCAAGTTGGTCTCTGGCTAGTTGAACATCGTTCAGCGTTCTGTAGCTACAGAATCCAGACCACACTGTGTGAGCCGCGACAAGGCCAGTTAGTTTTCTCATAAGGGCCCCTGGGAcccagcccctgccccagccccccaccccggTTTCTGGTGCCCGTGCCCCCAGGGTGCCAGCTGGGCGGGTCTCACCCCCCAGGACCAGCTGCTGTTCTGTGACGACTGCGATCGGGGTTACCACATGTACTGCCTGAGCCCTCCCATGGCGGAGCCCCCGGAAGGTGAGGGAAGAGATGGGTGAGACACGGGGTGGGTGGGTTGGAACATTGTCTTCTTGGTGGCAGAGACCATGTGCTCTGGGTGGGGACAGGTGGGGGGGGCGCTCTTCATCGGCTTGAGTCTAATTTTGTCTCACTGGCTTCCCCCGCAGGGAGCTGGAGTTGCCACCTCTGTCTCCGGCACTTGAAAGAAAAGGCCTCCGCTTACATCACCCTGACTTAGACCTGGCTCTGCTTCTCCAGGACCTTTGGGTGGTGCTATCCTCGGCCTCTTGGAGCTCCTGACTTTTCCCGCCTGGTGTCCCCAGTGGAAGGGATAGGGTGAAGCCCAGAGAGGGGCCAAGGCGGTCTCCCTCTGCAAGTGGAATGTTACCCTGAGGGAGGGTGGGTCCAGCAGGGTCCCTCCTGTCCCCCATCTTCATTCCTTGACAAGTGGGCACCAGGCTTCTGCTCCCCTCAAAGCCATACCCCGCCTCTGGGCGGGCATAGAGGGGTAGTGGATGCCAGCCAGTGGCACGGAAAAAGcctttttctaaagaaaaagacaaaacgtgaaaaaaaaaaaaggaaaaaaaaaaagaaattaatatatacaaagattCCTCTAAGCCTGGCTGGGTGGGGGGCCACTGAGTGTCTGCTGGGACCTGACTTTACCAGTTTCCTGAAtggcccctccccaccccatttcTGGAGTTGCAATTGTCTCAACTCCCATCTGAGGTGGGTACCACACCTTCCTCACAGCCAGGCCAGGTGGGCATGGTGCCCACACACTGCCCCCTCCCGGTACCCACCGTGGATACTGCATGATGTGAACCATGGTTTTGAACTCTTCCTGCCCCTCCTTTGAGAGCCCCGCCCTGCGCCCACCCGGTGCCTGCCAGACCTGGGGCTTGCAGCTGGGGGAGGCCGGTGGggtgaggcaggcaggcaggcagccagcCCGCTGCAATGAGAAGAAGCACAGATTGCAATGGActcagttgttttttgttttttgtttttgtttttgtttttttttctttctttctcccttctcaaccctttccttccctaccCAGCCAGGCTGGGCTGCCTCCTTCCCCCCATCGCTAGCCATTTTGGGGGTGGCAAGGAGGTGTGGTCGTTTCTCgtggttgtgtgtgtttgttgttcgGGTTTTAAAAAAGGGAAATTGAGACTGCAAGTGGGGGGAGGTGGAGGGTCTGGGGGAGTCTGCCCCCCAACCCAGGAGTACCCCCCTTGCCACCAAGTCTCCTttattgcctgcctctgctgtgaATTAACTTGTTCTGTGTATTAAACTGGGCCGGACCCCTCTGCCCACAACTGCTTCCATCTCTAACCTCTCTTGGGGTGTCACCAACATGGGAAGTCAAGGGGCCTCACTGGGGTAGAAGCCACTGTGGCTGGCCCCCACCTCTTTGCCCCTACACCATGCCTCCCTCTGGCTTTGTCCCAGCTCCTCCCTGTCTTgctggagagaagagggggatggggtggaggggCTCCCACCCAGCCAGCTGTGGTTGCCATAGCAACGGGCTGCTGCAGCTGCAGCGGGAGGCAGCTCAaagagggaggtgggagtgaagacttggggggaagggagggctggagagaccagAAGGCAGCCCCCTCCCAGGCTAGGGTTCGGAGATTGCACCTCAGCCGGGTTGGCTGTCACTTGGGATTCCCTGTCCTGGGTGTGGCTAAAAGTGGAGGACAGGAGGACGTCTCAAAACACAGGGATTTAAGGAAAcaggcagggtggggtgggggtgggaatggaGTACCAGGGCAATGGTCAGAAAGGAAGAGGATTCTGAGGCCACAAATttactgaatgaaaaaaagaGGACAAAGCTCATTTGTGGGGAGATGGGCAAATGTGAGAGTCCCAGGAACTCCGAGGGAAGAGGACTGGGACGGGGTGGAAGACTAGTCCAGGACATAATAgtctaaaagaaggaaaaaaaaaaaaaaaaaaaaagccaggctcTGGCAAGACCAGGGGAGGGAGAAGTGGACAGCTATTTGGAGAGACAAGCTGAAAATTTACAAAGTCAGAGGGACAAAATGTGGTAAGGGGACAGGCAAAGCCCCCAGACAAAAGACACGGGGCTGAGGGAAGTGGGTTTTGTTGGAAGGCAATAAAGAATGTAAGGACCGCCATCCAGGATGGTAACACACCATGTGGCTCAGAATCCTAgcactggaggctgaggcaggaggacggTGAGTTACATGTCATTCCTGGGCTATGAGACGTCTCTTTAAAAAGGGGTGTGGGGGTGCAGACAACAGAAATCTAGAGAGTGCCAGGCAGATGAGGCCAAAGAGATAGTGTGGCAGGCTGAGGAGAAGTGGGGGAAGGGGCAGGAAAAACTGGGGCAAGAAGGGAAAGGGACTACAGGGTGCAGTGCAGGCGCCATCAGGGTTTGGCGTGCGGGTGCGGGTGCGCGTGTGAATTGTGGGGTGTTGGGAGATGGTGGTATGTCTCCCAGGCCAGGAGAGGATGTGAGAACAGTTTGTTCCCGGGTTCCCTCCCCCACTTGGCCCaggttggtggggggagggctgggctgGATGGGGCCCTGAGGAGGGTGGAGAGTGAGGATGTCTGAGTAGCTGGAAACCCTTGCGAGGGCTGATTCTCCCCTGGAACTAGGCAAACACCTTTCGGAAGACATTTGGTGGGGTGGTGAGGGTAGGGTGCGGAGGAGTACCACAGTTCAGCTCAGACTTGAAGAACGTAAAGACAGCTGATGGGGAGGGGGCAGTCCTGTCCAGAGAGGCCGACTTCCCACAGGAGGCGGGTCTTTAGGATCTTCCCGTGGAATTCCTGAGTCTAAATAGTCAGTTTGCCTCATGCCCCGCCCACCCGCGGATGTCCACAGTTTCGGCAGGACACAGATCCAGGGCCCCAAGTTTCAAGCCGCCCCCACCGGTCCTGCCAGGAGGGCCATAGAAAACCTGGTTTTGGCTGAGGCTTCAGGAGTTTGTCTGATATACTTCCTTTACCTAGATGGCAATCTTCCTTTATCTCTGGTCCCCAGGGACCCCGGGGCAGCTCTCCGCTGCAATCCACTCCCTGCTCTATTGGCACAGAGAGGTCCTCCGCACAGTGGGACCCAGTGGAGAGATGAGTAGGTGGGGCAGGGCACAGAAATGTagctgggatggggaggggtgtggCTTGGGGCCCAGCGGAGGCCTTCGAGCCAGAGGCTTCACACAAGTCCCACAAACATGCCAGTACTTGCTTTCCCGGCAATCTCCCGTGTTTTTTGTTTCCAGATAGActtactctgtgtagccctggctgccctgaaactcactatgtagaccaggatggcctcaaactcaaagagatccacctccctctgccggGATTAGAGGTGCATTATTACCTTActttgcctgttttttttttttttttttttaacataccagaagagggcattgggtcccatgGATGTGGAGTCAGACAGCTGTGCGCATTGACCTGgggggtcctccggaagagcagcgggtgctcttaaccactcagccactTTTTTAAGGGCTTTGATACCACTTGGGGTCAAGcacagggtggcctcaaacttgctatgtagctgaggaaggtcttgaactcctgatgcccCTTCACCTCCAAGGCTGAGATTCCAGATGTGTACCAATacaactggccttgaactctctgggatcctcctgcctcagagagctgggatcacaagtgtgaACCATCACACCTGGCAAAAGTAGACCGTCCCCTCCCCCTTTGATGACAGGGTCTCGGTGCAGCCCTAACTACTTATTTCCAACAAGCTGGCCTAGAgtgcacagagatccacccaccttgtctcctgagcgctgggattaaaggtttgtgtaACCATGCCCACAATGCAGACCTAGCTTCTTTTCTAACTTCAGCACATTCTACATCCTGAGGGTCGGGTTTCTTGTCTGGATGCCTAGGAAAAGCTGCAGGGCTGTGTGCTGTGCAGCAGGGGTGTgatatgagcctatgaggaggGAGCCAGCACTGACTTTCGGGCAGCTGCCAGAGAGCACACCAGCCATTTCTATGAAACGTTTATTTCCTTTGAAACCTCCTGAAACATGCCAGAAATCTCAAGACAGGGAtgggaagagggggaaaaaaagacaataaagaatgataaaaaatccaaaaagaacAAATCAACATGAAAAAAACAAGCCTGCTGCTAATCTCCAGTCATCAGAGTATCAACCTCAAAttaaatagatttcttttttttttgcagaaattcttacaaaaataatagaacaaaaccaaaaattataATTTACAATTCTCAATGTACATGATTAGGTCCCCAAAATGATTTGAATGATCTGAAGATTCGAGGAGACgcattaaagaaagagatgaagggaggggggaggggaaggctcCAGGTTGAAatctgagaggagagggaggggcggGGGCTGGAGAACCCTTCAGAAAGGGGATCAGGAGGGGGACATCACAGTAGTTGGCCAGGGTTGAGGACACTGGGTGGCCAGGGTTGAGGACACTGGGTGGCCTGGTCTGCCACCATCATCCCATGTGAGTTGAAGGCATGGCAGGCTGCTCCCTCACAACCAGGGTTCCCCAGGGTCAGAGCAGGTCACAGGGAGCTGTGGGTACCCTTTCCTCAAGCCCTGCCCTTCAGCCTGGCCCATCAGGAGCAGAGCGCCTGTCCTGGTCTGAGGGCTGGGCCACCTATGGCTCTGGGTCCAATCTGTGCTGCCAACTACTTGCTGACTGCCTCCCCCATATACTCTGGGTCCTCACACCGACCTCCAGCCCACGGGGGTTGGGGAATCCACAGACTGTGGCCATTCAAACGTGTTCCGGCACAACTctacatgaaaaaataaatatatatatatatattcttttctgtttgtttttaaagaaggaaaaaaagggggggtgttTCATGTTTCCTGGGTAAGCAGCGTGTCGCCACACCGAGCTGCCCCTTATTGCCTTTGGAGAAtctctgggggctgggggctgcaCTGTGAGTGCTCCCCGGGGAGCACAGTGAGCGTGTCTGGTGGCCACTGGGGGATGGAGTGTGGCCAGGGAGACTTGTAAAAGAGAAGAGGACCATATGGGGGGGGGAGAAGGCTATGCCTCGGCCCTGTCCCCAGGCCCCTCAAAGCCTCTGGAGTGGGAGGCAGTGGCCTAGTTGTCCTAGGGGAGGAGCCCATGGTTGGCCGGATCAGTAGCTCGAAGGTAGACGGGCCTGTGGCTGCTCGGAGAGAAGATGGTAAAAAAGATCATATAAACAGTCCTAGCTGTACAAATGGGGTTTCTCAAAGGAGTGGGTCTGGGTGCTAGCGGTTCCCATCCATTCTGGGGCcccaggaaaataatttaaactcTGTGAAAGTGCTCCTGGCTGCTGTATGGAAGGGGGACTCGGGGTGATGTCCATGCTACCTGGAGCCAGTAGTACACTGGGGACAGAGGAGCCCCAGAGTGCTAGGGAGTGGGGGAAGGAAGGGCTCACTTTGTTCCATAGTTCTCATGCAGGGGCTCCTGGGCCCCT is part of the Rattus norvegicus strain BN/NHsdMcwi chromosome 1, GRCr8, whole genome shotgun sequence genome and harbors:
- the Dpf1 gene encoding zinc finger protein neuro-d4 isoform X21, which codes for MGGLSARPTAGRTDPAGTCWGQDPGSKMATVIPSPLRCLGEDFYREAIEHCRSYNARLCAERSLRLPFLDSQTGVAQNNCYIWMEKTHRGPGLAPGQIYTYPARCWRKKRRLNILEDPRLRPCEYKIDCEAPLKKEGGLPEGPVLEALLCAETGEKKVELKEEETIMDCQAYGIGGLRKRQDNASLEDRDKPYVCDICGKRYKNRPGLSYHYTHTHLAEEEGEEHTERHALPFHRKNNHKPKKAPDGTVIPNGYCDFCLGGSKKTGCPEDLISCADCGRSGHPSCLQFTVNMTAAVRTYRWQCIECKSCSLCGTSENDDQLLFCDDCDRGYHMYCLSPPMAEPPEGSWSCHLCLRHLKEKASAYITLT
- the Dpf1 gene encoding zinc finger protein neuro-d4 isoform X24 encodes the protein MEKTHRGPGLAPGQIYTYPARCWRKKRRLNILEDPRLRPCEYKIDCEAPLKKEGGLPEGPVLEALLCAETGEKKVELKEEETIMDCQHISAPTFLTPQSPFYWAQKQQLLEFPHDLEVEDLEEDIPRRKNRAKGKAYGIGGLRKRQDNASLEDRDKPYVCDICGKRYKNRPGLSYHYTHTHLAEEEGEEHTERHALPFHRKNNHKQFYKELAWVPEAQRKHTAKKAPDGTVIPNGYCDFCLGGSKKTGCPEDLISCADCGRSGHPSCLQFTVNMTAAVRTYRWQCIECKSCSLCGTSENDGASWAGLTPQDQLLFCDDCDRGYHMYCLSPPMAEPPEGSWSCHLCLRHLKEKASAYITLT
- the Dpf1 gene encoding zinc finger protein neuro-d4 isoform X15 → MGGLSARPTAGRTDPAGTCWGQDPGSKMATVIPSPLSLGEDFYREAIEHCRSYNARLCAERSLRLPFLDSQTGVAQNNCYIWMEKTHRGPGLAPGQIYTYPARCWRKKRRLNILEDPRLRPCEYKIDCEAPLKKEGGLPEGPVLEALLCAETGEKKVELKEEETIMDCQKQQLLEFPHDLEVEDLEEDIPRRKNRAKGKAYGIGGLRKRQDNASLEDRDKPYVCDICGKRYKNRPGLSYHYTHTHLAEEEGEEHTERHALPFHRKNNHKPKKAPDGTVIPNGYCDFCLGGSKKTGCPEDLISCADCGRSGHPSCLQFTVNMTAAVRTYRWQCIECKSCSLCGTSENDDQLLFCDDCDRGYHMYCLSPPMAEPPEGSWSCHLCLRHLKEKASAYITLT
- the Dpf1 gene encoding zinc finger protein neuro-d4 isoform X17 — translated: MNEIVARWAAERASQAGLGPRAAAAAAAPRAGGGPAERAMATAIQNPLKSLGEDFYREAIEHCRSYNARLCAERSLRLPFLDSQTGVAQNNCYIWMEKTHRGPGLAPGQIYTYPARCWRKKRRLNILEDPRLRPCEYKIDCEAPLKKEGGLPEGPVLEALLCAETGEKKVELKEEETIMDCQAYGIGGLRKRQDNASLEDRDKPYVCDICGKRYKNRPGLSYHYTHTHLAEEEGEEHTERHALPFHRKNNHKPKKAPDGTVIPNGYCDFCLGGSKKTGCPEDLISCADCGRSGHPSCLQFTVNMTAAVRTYRWQCIECKSCSLCGTSENDGASWAGLTPQDQLLFCDDCDRGYHMYCLSPPMAEPPEGSWSCHLCLRHLKEKASAYITLT
- the Dpf1 gene encoding zinc finger protein neuro-d4 isoform X18 codes for the protein MGGLSARPTAGRTDPAGTCWGQDPGSKMATVIPSPLSLGEDFYREAIEHCRSYNARLCAERSLRLPFLDSQTGVAQNNCYIWMEKTHRGPGLAPGQIYTYPARCWRKKRRLNILEDPRLRPCEYKIDCEAPLKKEGGLPEGPVLEALLCAETGEKKVELKEEETIMDCQAYGIGGLRKRQDNASLEDRDKPYVCDICGKRYKNRPGLSYHYTHTHLAEEEGEEHTERHALPFHRKNNHKQFYKELAWVPEAQRKHTAKKAPDGTVIPNGYCDFCLGGSKKTGCPEDLISCADCGRSGHPSCLQFTVNMTAAVRTYRWQCIECKSCSLCGTSENDDQLLFCDDCDRGYHMYCLSPPMAEPPEGSWSCHLCLRHLKEKASAYITLT
- the Dpf1 gene encoding zinc finger protein neuro-d4 isoform X22: MGGLSARPTAGRTDPAGTCWGQDPGSKMATVIPSPLSLGEDFYREAIEHCRSYNARLCAERSLRLPFLDSQTGVAQNNCYIWMEKTHRGPGLAPGQIYTYPARCWRKKRRLNILEDPRLRPCEYKIDCEAPLKKEGGLPEGPVLEALLCAETGEKKVELKEEETIMDCQAYGIGGLRKRQDNASLEDRDKPYVCDICGKRYKNRPGLSYHYTHTHLAEEEGEEHTERHALPFHRKNNHKPKKAPDGTVIPNGYCDFCLGGSKKTGCPEDLISCADCGRSGHPSCLQFTVNMTAAVRTYRWQCIECKSCSLCGTSENDDQLLFCDDCDRGYHMYCLSPPMAEPPEGSWSCHLCLRHLKEKASAYITLT
- the Dpf1 gene encoding zinc finger protein neuro-d4 isoform X3 — encoded protein: MGGLSARPTAGRTDPAGTCWGQDPGSKMATVIPSPLRCLGEDFYREAIEHCRSYNARLCAERSLRLPFLDSQTGVAQNNCYIWMEKTHRGPGLAPGQIYTYPARCWRKKRRLNILEDPRLRPCEYKIDCEAPLKKEGGLPEGPVLEALLCAETGEKKVELKEEETIMDCQHISAPTFLTPQSPFYWAQKQQLLEFPHDLEVEDLEEDIPRRKNRAKGKAYGIGGLRKRQDNASLEDRDKPYVCDICGKRYKNRPGLSYHYTHTHLAEEEGEEHTERHALPFHRKNNHKQFYKELAWVPEAQRKHTAKKAPDGTVIPNGYCDFCLGGSKKTGCPEDLISCADCGRSGHPSCLQFTVNMTAAVRTYRWQCIECKSCSLCGTSENDGASWAGLTPQDQLLFCDDCDRGYHMYCLSPPMAEPPEGSWSCHLCLRHLKEKASAYITLT
- the Dpf1 gene encoding zinc finger protein neuro-d4 isoform X20, with protein sequence MGGLSARPTAGRTDPAGTCWGQDPGSKMATVIPSPLRCLGEDFYREAIEHCRSYNARLCAERSLRLPFLDSQTGVAQNNCYIWMEKTHRGPGLAPGQIYTYPARCWRKKRRLNILEDPRLRPCEYKIDCEAPLKKEGGLPEGPVLEALLCAETGEKKVELKEEETIMDCQKQQLLEFPHDLEVEDLEEDIPRRKNRAKGKAYGIGGLRKRQDNASLEDRDKPYVCDICGKRYKNRPGLSYHYTHTHLAEEEGEEHTERHALPFHRKNNHKPKKAPDGTVIPNGYCDFCLGGSKKTGCPEDLISCADCGRSGHPSCLQFTVNMTAAVRTYRWQCIECKSCSLCGTSENDDQLLFCDDCDRGYHMYCLSPPMAEPPEGSWSCHLCLRHLKEKASAYITLT
- the Dpf1 gene encoding zinc finger protein neuro-d4 isoform X23, whose amino-acid sequence is MCGLGEDFYREAIEHCRSYNARLCAERSLRLPFLDSQTGVAQNNCYIWMEKTHRGPGLAPGQIYTYPARCWRKKRRLNILEDPRLRPCEYKIDCEAPLKKEGGLPEGPVLEALLCAETGEKKVELKEEETIMDCQKQQLLEFPHDLEVEDLEEDIPRRKNRAKGKAYGIGGLRKRQDNASLEDRDKPYVCDICGKRYKNRPGLSYHYTHTHLAEEEGEEHTERHALPFHRKNNHKPKKAPDGTVIPNGYCDFCLGGSKKTGCPEDLISCADCGRSGHPSCLQFTVNMTAAVRTYRWQCIECKSCSLCGTSENDDQLLFCDDCDRGYHMYCLSPPMAEPPEGSWSCHLCLRHLKEKASAYITLT
- the Dpf1 gene encoding zinc finger protein neuro-d4 isoform X14, with the protein product MNEIVARWAAERASQAGLGPRAAAAAAAPRAGGGPAERAMATAIQNPLKSLGEDFYREAIEHCRSYNARLCAERSLRLPFLDSQTGVAQNNCYIWMEKTHRGPGLAPGQIYTYPARCWRKKRRLNILEDPRLRPCEYKIDCEAPLKKEGGLPEGPVLEALLCAETGEKKVELKEEETIMDCQAYGIGGLRKRQDNASLEDRDKPYVCDICGKRYKNRPGLSYHYTHTHLAEEEGEEHTERHALPFHRKNNHKQFYKELAWVPEAQRKHTAKKAPDGTVIPNGYCDFCLGGSKKTGCPEDLISCADCGRSGHPSCLQFTVNMTAAVRTYRWQCIECKSCSLCGTSENDGASWAGLTPQDQLLFCDDCDRGYHMYCLSPPMAEPPEGSWSCHLCLRHLKEKASAYITLT
- the Dpf1 gene encoding zinc finger protein neuro-d4 isoform X4; the encoded protein is MGGLSARPTAGRTDPAGTCWGQDPGSKMATVIPSPLSLGEDFYREAIEHCRSYNARLCAERSLRLPFLDSQTGVAQNNCYIWMEKTHRGPGLAPGQIYTYPARCWRKKRRLNILEDPRLRPCEYKIDCEAPLKKEGGLPEGPVLEALLCAETGEKKVELKEEETIMDCQHISAPTFLTPQSPFYWAQKQQLLEFPHDLEVEDLEEDIPRRKNRAKGKAYGIGGLRKRQDNASLEDRDKPYVCDICGKRYKNRPGLSYHYTHTHLAEEEGEEHTERHALPFHRKNNHKQFYKELAWVPEAQRKHTAKKAPDGTVIPNGYCDFCLGGSKKTGCPEDLISCADCGRSGHPSCLQFTVNMTAAVRTYRWQCIECKSCSLCGTSENDGASWAGLTPQDQLLFCDDCDRGYHMYCLSPPMAEPPEGSWSCHLCLRHLKEKASAYITLT
- the Dpf1 gene encoding zinc finger protein neuro-d4 isoform X13, which codes for MGGLSARPTAGRTDPAGTCWGQDPGSKMATVIPSPLSLGEDFYREAIEHCRSYNARLCAERSLRLPFLDSQTGVAQNNCYIWMEKTHRGPGLAPGQIYTYPARCWRKKRRLNILEDPRLRPCEYKIDCEAPLKKEGGLPEGPVLEALLCAETGEKKVELKEEETIMDCQKQQLLEFPHDLEVEDLEEDIPRRKNRAKGKAYGIGGLRKRQDNASLEDRDKPYVCDICGKRYKNRPGLSYHYTHTHLAEEEGEEHTERHALPFHRKNNHKPKKAPDGTVIPNGYCDFCLGGSKKTGCPEDLISCADCGRSGHPSCLQFTVNMTAAVRTYRWQCIECKSCSLCGTSENDGASWAGLTPQDQLLFCDDCDRGYHMYCLSPPMAEPPEGSWSCHLCLRHLKEKASAYITLT